The sequence aaatatattaaaatattttttgcaacaCCTAACAGTGTTATGGTATCTTATACTTGTTTATGTCACACTATGAATTAGCAGTAAAGCTTTTTTATGCAATATCAGACAATAATCTAATGGCATGTACCTGGATTATAGTAAGATTTTTTACTGGTAGTTAAAAGCAATTcataattttctttcttattaagACTTAGCTCCCATAGACCACATGACAGAATCTGCACAATCTTTGACCAAATTGCAACACCATTAAATAAACGGATACATAAGGAGGTTTCCTATGTCTGTAGAACATTAACCCCCGAGTAGTGTGAATCATCAGTCAAGGTTTGGCAAACTGAAGTCTTTGTTTAGGAATGTGTTCCTTCTCTCCCTACCTAGTTTTCAACCTGTCACGTTTGCCTGTCTTGTCTCTGAGAAGTAAGGAGTAAAATTTTAACAACGCCATGCTGATGGAAATCAACCTGAAGTCCTAATcatgctttgtgtgtttttctcacatttttttaaacatatactTAAGACTAATTCAATTAAAACCCTTTATGGTTTACTGCACCTTTAAAATGTCCATATAgagtttacaaaaaatatgGCCTAAAGGTCAAAATCTACATTTGCTGTATTTCCAAATATGAatcaacaacagtttttttcccatccCACCAACTTAAAATGGCCTTACTTGAAGTGGAATATTTCTTACAGAGGATATTATAACCCCTGGTGTCAGGAAATTCTCCATTGAAAGCTGACAGGCAGCCCACTAGAGAGCAGTACAACGTGCAGGTTGAATTTTTTTGGCTTTCGCCTGTTAAATATTTGACAtgctttggctaaaaacaggaacctatttttttttccacaaaaaaaaaaaaaggatgccaGGGAGCAGTGGATGccgtttgtttttattgaacacATGCTGATACAGATCTGAAAGTCTTGTTTTGTTCCACCTCACAAagccttgtttaaaaaaaataaatcaatacataaaaaaactttaaatgaaaacgtATTTGTCGTAAAGCTATTGTGTCATATCTGCGTCAGTAAAGATAGACACAGTTTTGTATGGAATTTAAGCCCATTTGGTTTAAGTTTGCTTTGTAGCCTTAACCACAACATAAAATTAcctcataaaatgtaaaatatatatttcagatcagaaaaaaaaataaaataaacattagctGACATTATACAAGCAAGATAAGAatattttgaatttgaaaaatgtttaaatatttggtGTTTGTCATATTACAGATGATACTGAATTACtataaaacaaaagtcaaatatGGTGGTAGTGTGATAGTCTGGGCTAATTTTTACCTGAGGACCTGGAAGATTTGCTAAATGAATTTTGCCCTAAACCATGGACTTTTGAAGAAGAATCTCATCCATCTGCCACTGTGCACATAATTGGCATTCAGTTGTCAGTTATGTTTGATATAAATTATGGCCCAAtcatttattactgtttttccACACAATGTTTTGCAAGGATTGGACATTTTTGTCCCTTATAGtaaaaaaatgctcttattTACAATCGTCCTAGGTCAATCTTTTACATTGGTTTTGGGGTCTGAGTATATTAAGTGTGGCAAAAATGCAGACAAAAGTGGCATTGGGATGGGGCTTTTCATCATATTTTATCCTATTGTTGATTTTCAAGAGGGCATTGTCCATGCACAATGTTCACGCACAGTAAGATTTCTTGGCAAAGGGTCACCACATAAGAGGCCATGAACATTCCTACAAATAGCAGGGGGTTGTATATATTGGCCTCTTATAGACAGGGCAGCCATTTTGCACTGCTTCCTAGGCAGACTGACCCAGCCCAGGCCTAATCTTTCAAAGATTCCCTATGGCAGAACAACTGGGTCGTATCTCAAAGAAAAACTACTGAGCgactaagaaaagaaaaacttgcaaTTTAATTTCCAAAGAGTTTGCCAACAATGTATtttatgataaaataaatatagtATAAATGTCAACTGCCTAAAATAACGCTTTGAAATGAATATTTGACTCTAAACAAAATGATCACATGCTCACACTCCAGTAAAAGGTACAGTTCATCATTTTGACTAGAACGTGCTGACTGTTGTCCCCTAACAAGAACATTTCTCTGCAGTCTTCTGACTTACTTCCCCATAAGTCACATGTTAAACTAAACTCCAAGTAGGTTGCAGCCAAACTactgtttttttgccttttaaatgTTCTACTTCTCAGCTACATTCTAAATTTCCATTTCAGAAATTCTAAACTTAATTATTAAAGGAATTCCTTAAGTTAGCCGAACTTCAGTCGTACTACTAAAGACGGTGAAAGGTCATAGGTTGAATAATTTAGGATGATCATACAGcatcttgtaatttttttctgatgcaACACAAGCAGCAAAACTAATAGATTTGGTCTGTTTTATCTGCTGTCACCACCCAGTGGCACTTTGGTAAAATACaactttgagagtttttttatgagcaaataaaacaaaacaaaaaaactctaaaaattaagaaaagatttttttaaaatatttgcatCACTTAGATAATGAATTGACATTAATTTAAGGACGGTAGACTTGTGATgagtaaataattaaaatcttGTGTTAAACGTATccattaaaatggatttctGAGGTTCATCTGTTGTCCAACCCACCTCCAGATCAGAGCTGTCAGGCGAGGAGTCATAGGACGTAtctgaggagcagagactgCCAACTCTGACCAGGCGCACCCTGCTGCACAGAGCTCCATCCTCCACCCTTTCCTTGCCCATCATAACTTCTTTAAATGATATTTGCTACGAGGAGACATGTTTATTAAGTAACCGAGCAGTGGGCTGGTACAAATCTGATCTACAACAGACCATTCCTTACTTTTGCTGGCTGAATACTGACATCCATATACTGACCCATATCAGTCATCTTCTGaatatttttcacttttccaGAGAATGTTGAATATTGTCGTATACAATCCAAGACATTAGCGAAGACCTTAGATAGAAAAACAATGTAATTATTTGCACATGTCTTAAGTGATCTGAACAAGATTTTCAGTGGgtgtaaaaatatttcagaaCTTACAACGTATTCTGCTAAATCtgctttttgaaagaaaaaaatatatgtagctCTTCATTTTCACTTCACTTTGATAAGTGCGGAcacattattttgttaaaacttAGTTTAAGACTTTAACAAGCagacaaatatatatttgagtCTTGTCATAGAATGTCCTGAATTCTTTTGACTGAGAGGCCCCAACACAGAAAGGAATACTAAGATAATGTAGCAGCAACTGGGTAagaagtaaaaaatacatttgatcaaACCCCACCACCATTTGGTTCTTTAAACCAAAATGAGGAACTTTGGTTTACACTTGAACAATTTTATCTacattgtttcttttgtaataGTAAATTATGACTTTGCACTGAATATTTAACAGAAAAGTAATATTTCAGACAtgatcaagaaaaacaaagacaaattgaaaaaaagaaataaatttgagttttcttgtaaatttagaaAGAACATGAAAATAGCAACATTTTTAGAGTAAAttccaacatgagaaaaaacTGAAGGTAAACAACATCTGAAACTCCCAAAGAAATAGGAGACAAGACAGACCAAATCATGAATAACGATTAAgattaacaataaaacaattaaatgaCTAAGTTAAAATATTAATCCCATTggggatttataaaaaaataaaaccatggaaaaataaataaagtctcaAGTTGGGAATGATTGACGACCAGTTATTATAATATcctagaaagaaaaaagggcCAAAAAACTGGATACTTGATTCGATTATTTGTCTAAAAACTTTATAGAAGAAGTAATTTTCTTAGTTTaagctttaaaatgacaaatactTGTATATATAAATTTAACTTGGCCTAATTTGAGCTTAAAAACATATGCAAAGCAAAGTTAACTGAAAGTCTTACAGGAaaaggtttaataaaaaaacattagcagTGTCACTAAATAAAGGCATTCACCTTTGTTTGAGCAGAAAAGTTGGAACTTGGTTTCTTCTGTTGATTTGAGAACCCAGTATGCTCTGCACCGATGCTTGAATCACCTAAAAGACTTTCCATGTCCGGACCAAACTTCATCCGGCGCTGCCTTGTTGCTCTCTTGCAACTGTAGATTAATAAAATCTGGAAAAGtaaggttaaaagaaaaaaaaacaaacagagaagcagcagctgcaatGTCTAAAAGTAATATTAGGCCACAAGGATACAATGAGGTCCAGAAGAACACAACTAGTTGCAGAGAGAAGCCATGGTAGGACTCTCAGGAGAAACCCAAACTGAGTGTTAGAAAGGAGGATAGCTGCAGTATAGAGAACACCTGACACGGAGCACAGCAGCCTCGAGAAAATGTAGAATCGAGTAAACTTCTGCCCTTTGGtctaaaagaaaaggaagacacAAGAAAGGCTTGATACTGGCAACATTTCCATGTAGCACCTATGCCAGTTATGATACTCACTGCTCTGCAGAGCGCGGGAAACCTGGAGGTACAGGCAATGACAAAGGACAGAAGGCCCAGTGTGTAGCCAAGGATTTCAGTGTTGTCCTTCagaaaggaaaatatttaaaaggatCTAGTCAAATATGACAAATATTTCTCTAAATCATAAAATGCTCAAGATGAGAAAGGCTGAAAGCTTTAAGTCCAAATGTGTCAAGATCCATAAAATCTTTTAACCTCTGATACACAAGAAAGACAACTTCTTAGTATGGACATTAACTTAACTTGGTCCCAgccaaagaacaaaaacaacaacctaaTATTGGTTTTGAAAACTATTCAGGCGTGTACACACACGCAAAAACATTGTATGCACAGGAACGTTTGTCTGTGCGATCACACCATTAACAGACTCCAGCTGGGAGGCTGCAGACCAGAAGCCAGAAGCCTCCGTGCTTTGACAGATCTGACTGTGGGAGGCTCAACCCTGGACTTCAAAAACCCTCCTGCGACCACCATCAACACCCCCACAGCCAGGAGATGCTGCCTCCTGCGCTTCTTCGCCATCCTCAAGCGCCtgtctgaagaagaaaaaaacatgtccagTTCATTTGTGTGGTTATCAGTAGTCCGCTCTTTGTTTTGCATAAAGTTTTAGGTTTGAAGGAGACACATTGGTTGTACTTTGCATACTTTACAACTGCATGATTTTCTATTTTAACTTACGTCCTTCTGAGTTCCAGCACAGGAATACAGAGAAGCAGCACAAAATACAGCTGAAAGCATCCAGAGCAGCCGCAAAAGAGCCCATGAAAACCTAAAAGACAAGGCAAAAGTAAGAAAAACCACATCCCAGCATGCAgctgatgaaaaacaaagccAAACGACTTACCTGAATGTGCAGCTGCCTGGACATGATGGCTCCCATTGCGCTGCACAGGTCACCAAGGAAGCAGTAGAAACCCAGGATGGTCTCTCCTGAATACTCCCCTGGAAATTTGCACCTCAGATACAAAAGCCTTGAACAGGTTTAATGCAGAGTTTCTCCCGGGACATCAGAGGAAATGTGAGCTTTACTTACAGAAGGCATGACAGCAGCAGGAGCAACGCGGACAGCAAAGTCAGGCCGGCAGGTGCGCACAGTTTGTCCGCGTCGTGAGTGAAGCAGGTGGAGAACCACGCGAGCCAAAACGCAGCCTGGTtggacaggaagctgctgccTCTGAAGCCACCATGCACCGAGCTGCccgacatttttgttttctgtcgaAAATAACTAAACTTAAGATCACGAGGAGCTCATCCTTTAAATGACGAGAGGACTCAAAGGACTGCGCTAGGGGGAGGGGCTTAGATACCTGAGATACACCTGTCCAAAGCCAACAACAGTATCAGCAGgcccacatttatttatttttttagaataaatgaCGTTTGCATCTTGTTTAAATTGGAGTTCAAGAattattgctttattttagTGTAGCTACGatgctttgaaaaaacaacCATTTCTTCCAGCAcctcatttctaaaacaaattatttttgcgTGAAGATATTTTacgttaaaatgatcacaagtcTCTTTGACTTCAGAACAATaagcagtttatttttaacttgcaAAGATTTGCAGCTTCTATTGAAAACAACAACCTGGACCCaaacagcttttattctgaaaaacagtcTGACTTCAATCCGAAAAATTTGGCATTAAATACACAACATTTCCATTGTTTGTACATTACACATTTTCTCAATGTGTAGCTGCTGTCATCTGCAGTTTTGATcgggtgattttatttttcaaaccacAGTAGGCTATTAGAATCTGTGTTGagttcaaaacatttcattttcctcAGATTAAAGAATTCTCAATCACCAGTGGTTCAAGTGACTATCAGCTGGATCAGAAATTGCTTATAAACTTatacatgtttcagtttatttaaaaatctttaaaacaatCATTCAGGCATCCAGATGCTTGGTGGTCCTGCGTAATTTTTGCTTCTTGTTCTTGTTGCCGTGCATCTTCCAGGGTTTTCCCTGGTGTGGTTGTGATTCAGAAACGGCTTGTGCGACAGGCCCACTGCCTGGTTTGTAACCCATGATGGACTGGACGCCTTTGGTGAGTGCACGCACATTCTcctgcaaacagaaaacaacacactgTTAGCCAATTTTAATAAGTAGGCGGTTTAAAAACCATCCTGGAAACAGAAAATCTGTCTAGAAATGAAATAGAGCAGCAGGCTGGTTTTACCTGATGAAAGAAGTTCTTATCAACAACATTTTCAATCCTCTTGATTTTgccctgtttgtttgttgctgtGGAGAAATGACCCACGTCTGGCTCTCTCCTCTGAAACTTGCTGTGCTGTGGTTGGAAGTCTTCAGCCTTGATGTGTGGAGGAGGATGGCAAAACAGAAGCTTTCCCTGTGAGGAATAAAACACTGTAAGCTTTACCTGTACATGGCTAAAGAAACACTGAAAAGATTGGAAAACACTTTGCTTGCATTGATGTTCCACTGTGCaggttttttctatttaaattttGTTAATGGATGGAGGTTGgaatggaggagggggggggggggtgctaaACATTTTACTAGGCCTGCAGAATAAATCGCAAACTTGAACtaaacaacattttacaaacactgacgtttttgtttttaaaggaaatgaacTGAAGCAAACAGTTTGATTTCGCAATGACGATATCAAACTGTGTAACacacatatcgcaaaagacggtgaAAAGTGCAatttatgtttaccttacatGTGCTAAAACAGTCTTATGGCAGCATAAAGTAttgaatgaatcaaataaatccctgtttgcatttgaccaatcagatggaccccttcatgTTGTAGACCAACCGGATGGagtccttttatgttagatgttcactTCCTAtatagacgagggtcatttggggTATAATATAAGGTATGTTGACTCCTATTTATTACTAAAcagttgcagtgaaatgaaaattatgtttttggttgttttgccatttgatcatatatcgcaagttttatcgtcattgcaatattgatcattaatatcgccatatcgtgcagccctacattTTAccaataaagttcaaaattggctcagtgtctgatttttttaatgcatgtatttaattaaactgttttttttttaaatcagcaaaGCTAGTACAAAGTGTTAAGATTAGatagctttaaaaaagaaaaatctttaaattaattacaggtgtttgtttttataataaatctataaagaaaaacactaaaataagtATTGTGAATTATGCAACTAGTTACTTTAGATTTGTTTTCCTGTATTTAATTGGCCAAATGATGACATATATTTGAGTAACAATGTTATAACCCGGGACAAGAAGATAATACAAGTCAACCAACTAATATCAGACTTACATTGACATAATCTTTTAAGATGTAGCGAGCTGATCGGGGCTGGTCAGGCTGCCCGTGTGATGTCATAAAGCCCCTCATGTCTGAAACAAATGAAAGACAAACACGTCGTTTGTTCGATTTCCTCAAATGTCTgcagtcaaaaacaaaaagcaatgaattaaaccaacagaaaaatgGGATAGAATTTCTTCAAACAGGTAGAAatacaaaagcaaaagaagcaTAAATATGATGAGATGGAAAGCTTCCCGCTAAAACACTATTAGCATCTCCTTGACTCACATCCGTACGCCGTCAACAGCTCTTCTGAGGTGGGAGGCCTGTCAGGATCTTCATCCTCTCGTGGTCTGATGATGTTAATACCGTATGTTCCTTCTAACACGTGTCGAGGAATCATCTGGCACACGTGATGAATCCATTAAGGTCTTGCACATTTCAGGCATTAGGCTATGTATAATGTTTACTTGGTGACACATTCTCCACACAAAAGTGTTTGAATTATAAAAAGTTTCATTAAAATGGAAAACCAGTGTGAATGATCAGTTATCAAAACAGCACCAATCCTCTTTGGCTTTAGTTCTTTAAAGGATATATGGGAGATTGCAGGTACATGATCTCTCATCTGGTCTATGGGCAGAATCCCTGAGCAGATCATCTCCGCTTTGGTAGAAACGAAGGAGGGCATGACCAGACCAGGGCAGTCACAGAGACACAGGCCCGGCTCCACATACAAAGTCTGCACAAAAatgatacatatatatatttaaaaatcaagATCTTTCTAAAGAAAATCAGTAACCTGAATCGTTTTAGTGAATAGGATGGTACCTGAAAGTGCTTAGTGTGTCCCGGTGTGGCTGAAACGGAAACCTTCTTGTTCCTCAATATAGTGTTAATGGTGGAACTTTTTCCTACGTTGGGATATCCTACCTGTTAAATCCAAaccaaaacaggagaaaaatgtaaacaatgttcagaaaaaactcaaaatatttGTCAGAAGAAACTGATTCCAGattttaaactctcaaaatgAACAGATTCATAGTCTTAATAAGGGGATCTTTTTACCCACCAGTCCAACTGTGAGCTGCTCCTCTTTACACCTGGGCCCTTTGTGCGCAGCCTTGAAAATGTTGAGCAGCTCATCCTTATGTAGAAGTCGACTAGAATTGTGGAATGTTTCACTGGATGATGTAGGAGTTCCTCCATCTCCTTCTTCCTCATCTTCTGAGCATGTATGCCAGTCCTCCTCGTCAACTGTTACActttcctgctggttttcctccTCACCACTCTCTTCCTCTTTACTGTCCTGATTTTCCACATTTTCACCACTTGCTCCTTTATTGCTTAGGTCTTCATTCCGTGGAAcatcatcttcctctggatCACTTTCTCTGCACTCTGGGTCGTCCACTTCAATGCCCTGTGAGGAGACACGTGTCAGTCAAAGGCAACTGGTTTTAGAGACTACAGAATGTCAAAGCACATTAAAGAGCAATCTGAATAACATTCTTAGCTTAAAAAAGGGAGCAAGGAGGTCTGCAGagttcaaatgttaaaaaaaactttttttagacatttctttttaaatttgacctCATCACCTTTTCTTCTGCATCCAGCCGATTCCCTTCAGCAAGTGCAGACCAGAAAACTGCCCTGAGACCCTCTTTCTCAAAGAATCTGGCCCAGacttttctctgctctctggTCAGGAGGTCTGCCTTGTTCACTAGAAGCATGTTGACCTTATCTGGTGACACTTCCTTCACATAGGACTCCTGGTGGCAAACAAAAGAAGATGGATATTAGCCTTTTGGAAATCTGATTTAATGCTGATTTATTTGGCATATTGTGACTGTTGAAGTAATTACTGCCATTTTTGCTAAACTTGTCGATTCTTCtgattatttttggttttgaatCACAAAAATCTATACGTTTTACTGCCCATTCCATTTTAAAATCTCTCAAACAAACCAAGGACTTACCAGATCGGCGCATCTGAACAGTAAAGGATTTCTGGCATCAACAATCTGAACAACAATGTcactgaaagagaaaaagacaaattaagTATAGCAGCTCATAGAAATAGTATCATTCCTCCCAAAATTCAGGTTTAAACTCAATACTACCTTCTCTCAATCACTCTCCACAGCTGCCTCCAGAATTCAAGATTTTTCTCAAATGGCGTCAGAATTAACTTTTGTTCCTCCTCCAATCTTTAagaaaagagattaaaaaaaagacagacagttCAGATTAAGGGTCTCATAAGCCACCAGTTAATACATTTAATGAACCTTTGTGCATTGatgagaaaaatacaaactataAAAATAGGCAAAGTGACCTGTACTATTTTAAATTCGAATTTGACTCAAAACACAACTATTTACACACTTTGCAAGTGTTCTTCTCCACAGCAAGAAGCTGTCTTTTTCATCTTGCTGAAGAGCTTCTGCACTTGTGCTTTCATCCCAGTGTGGacttgaaacacaaaaaagaaaacatttaaattaatctGCACTTTGGCGTCACGTAGTCAAGTCTGTCGAATGAGCCTACCGGCGAGGAATTCTcaggaaatgtttattttcttcatgcagCTTCTTCAGCCg comes from Oryzias latipes chromosome 4, ASM223467v1 and encodes:
- the tmem44 gene encoding transmembrane protein 44 isoform X2, which produces MSGSSVHGGFRGSSFLSNQAAFWLAWFSTCFTHDADKLCAPAGLTLLSALLLLLSCLLCKFPGEYSGETILGFYCFLGDLCSAMGAIMSRQLHIQVFMGSFAAALDAFSCILCCFSVFLCWNSEGHRRLRMAKKRRRQHLLAVGVLMVVAGGFLKSRVEPPTVRSVKARRLLASGLQPPSWSLLMDNTEILGYTLGLLSFVIACTSRFPALCRATKGQKFTRFYIFSRLLCSVSGVLYTAAILLSNTQFGFLLRVLPWLLSATSCVLLDLIILLIYSCKRATRQRRMKFGPDMESLLGDSSIGAEHTGFSNQQKKPSSNFSAQTKVFANVLDCIRQYSTFSGKVKNIQKMTDMGQYMDVSIQPAKQISFKEVMMGKERVEDGALCSRVRLVRVGSLCSSDTSYDSSPDSSDLEWDFGAAISQWSKPTVKLQERDEFPLQDWPVNPKPLSICTYSEPPKKTLSASEECSPAVI
- the tmem44 gene encoding transmembrane protein 44 isoform X1, with product MSGSSVHGGFRGSSFLSNQAAFWLAWFSTCFTHDADKLCAPAGLTLLSALLLLLSCLLLLYLRCKFPGEYSGETILGFYCFLGDLCSAMGAIMSRQLHIQVFMGSFAAALDAFSCILCCFSVFLCWNSEGHRRLRMAKKRRRQHLLAVGVLMVVAGGFLKSRVEPPTVRSVKARRLLASGLQPPSWSLLMDNTEILGYTLGLLSFVIACTSRFPALCRATKGQKFTRFYIFSRLLCSVSGVLYTAAILLSNTQFGFLLRVLPWLLSATSCVLLDLIILLIYSCKRATRQRRMKFGPDMESLLGDSSIGAEHTGFSNQQKKPSSNFSAQTKVFANVLDCIRQYSTFSGKVKNIQKMTDMGQYMDVSIQPAKQISFKEVMMGKERVEDGALCSRVRLVRVGSLCSSDTSYDSSPDSSDLEWDFGAAISQWSKPTVKLQERDEFPLQDWPVNPKPLSICTYSEPPKKTLSASEECSPAVI
- the tmem44 gene encoding transmembrane protein 44 isoform X3, yielding MSGSSVHGGFRGSSFLSNQAAFWLAWFSTCFTHDADKLCAPAGLTLLSALLLLLSCLLLLYLRCKFPGEYSGETILGFYCFLGDLCSAMGAIMSRQLHIQVFMGSFAAALDAFSCILCCFSVFLCWNSEGHRRLRMAKKRRRQHLLAVGVLMVVAGGFLKSRVEPPTVRSVKARRLLASGLQPPSWSLLMDNTEILGYTLGLLSFVIACTSRFPALCRATKGQKFTRFYIFSRLLCSVSGVLYTAAILLSNTQFGFLLRVLPWLLSATSCVLLDLIILLIYSCKRATRQRRMKFGPDMESLLGDSSIGAEHTGFSNQQKKPSSNFSAQTKWDFGAAISQWSKPTVKLQERDEFPLQDWPVNPKPLSICTYSEPPKKTLSASEECSPAVI
- the lsg1 gene encoding large subunit GTPase 1 homolog; its protein translation is MGKKKAGGGVGLGRALIKERLQTSRGNKRGDSWLHTSELNDGYDWGRLNLQSVTEQSSMDDFLATAELAGTEFVAEKLNIEFVPAEARAGILRKEEKIRLKKLHEENKHFLRIPRRPHWDESTSAEALQQDEKDSFLLWRRTLAKLEEEQKLILTPFEKNLEFWRQLWRVIERSDIVVQIVDARNPLLFRCADLESYVKEVSPDKVNMLLVNKADLLTREQRKVWARFFEKEGLRAVFWSALAEGNRLDAEEKGIEVDDPECRESDPEEDDVPRNEDLSNKGASGENVENQDSKEEESGEEENQQESVTVDEEDWHTCSEDEEEGDGGTPTSSSETFHNSSRLLHKDELLNIFKAAHKGPRCKEEQLTVGLVGYPNVGKSSTINTILRNKKVSVSATPGHTKHFQTLYVEPGLCLCDCPGLVMPSFVSTKAEMICSGILPIDQMRDHVPAISHVCQMIPRHVLEGTYGINIIRPREDEDPDRPPTSEELLTAYGYMRGFMTSHGQPDQPRSARYILKDYVNGKLLFCHPPPHIKAEDFQPQHSKFQRREPDVGHFSTATNKQGKIKRIENVVDKNFFHQENVRALTKGVQSIMGYKPGSGPVAQAVSESQPHQGKPWKMHGNKNKKQKLRRTTKHLDA